A window of Gudongella oleilytica genomic DNA:
GATATCGTCATCTGCTCCAGTTATTATCCTGAATGCTTCCACAAATGATATTATATCAGCTTTTAAAAATGCCACAAGCCCGGCACCGGTTCCTCCTCCTGCTCCTGTACCTCTTATCTTTTCCACATCGACTCCGGTAGCTTTTTCTACCTCAATGGCATAGTTTCTCAACCCTCTGTCAAGAGATTGTACCATAAGTGGACTTGCGCCCTTTAATGGTCCATATCCATAAGCTATCCCCCGTACTCCGGAGTACAGGTTTATATAGTCTGTAACAAGTGTGAAACTGCACTCCTTAAGCCTTTCGTCTGCGGATTTTTCATCGATGGACCTTATGGCATACAGACCCTTGCCATTTAATGGTACCGATTCTCCATCACTTCCAAAGAATCTGTATCCGATGGCAGAAAGAATACCAATCCCGCCATCATTCGTTGCAGTTCCCTTCGTAAATATGAAGAACTCTCTCAAACCCCGATCAAGAGCATCTAAAATTAGCTGTCCTGTTCCGAAAGTGGATGTAAGAAGCGGATTTCTCTCCTCTTCGGTAAGTCTCCCAAGACCTGAGGCTTGCTTCAGATCTATTAGGGTAAACTTGTCACGAAAGACTCCATAGCTTGCCTTGATAGATCTGCCCAATGGATCTGAAGCATCCGCTTCGATTAGTGTTCCTCCAAAGGCTGTCAACTGTTCAAGCGGATCATCACCTTTAAGAAGAGGGTATAATTTGATCTCTGCTTCAGGAGCTGCCCTTCTTATTCCCTTTTCTATATGATCTGCCATTTCCTTTGGCGTCATCCTTTCCCGGATTCCGCAGGGAGCTACTACGATCTTCATATTACCAAGCCCTCTCTTTTCACTATGAGGACATATTACCCCAATAAATCATTTTCTACACTAAAAAGACGGGATCAGATCCCGTCTTTGGAATATTTATTTGAAGCTCTTTGCAAAGCTCTTGCCGAATTCGAAACACTCTGCTTTTGCCGATTGGTCCGGATTCCAAAGAGCCTTGATTCCCGGCTGGACTATCTCGAAGCCCGAAGCTTCAAGTCTGTCAGATAGTATCTGGACTGACTCACCGCTCCAACCGTAAGAGCCGAAGCTGGATGCCTTTTTGTTCTTGAAGTCAAGACCCCTGATCATATCCAATATCCCGCCTACAGCATGCTGGATACTCTTGTTCACAGTTGATGATCCGAAAAGAACTCCCTTTGATTTGAATATCTCAGCTATGATATCGTTCTTGTCAGTTATTGCAGCGTTGAACAGTTTGACCGTAACCTCGGGATCCTCCTCGCGGATGCCCTCTGCAATAGCCTCTGCCATACGTCTGGTACCATGCCACATAGAGTCATACACCAAGGATATCTGGTTTTCCTGATAATCATTTGCCCATTCAAGATACTTATGGACTATCTGTGCAGGATCATCCCTCCATATTATACCGTGTGACGTTGCGATCATGCTAAGTGGAAGGTTGAAGCTCAATACCTCATTTATCTTCATGGTGACAAGCTTGCTGAATGGAGTCAGTATGTTTGCATAGTATTTAAGGGCTTCAACATAAAGCTCGCACTGATCCACCTTGTCGTTATACATAAACTCAGATGCGTAGTGCTGGCCGAAGGCGTCGTTGGAGAAAAGGATATTGTCCCCGCTCATATAAGTCATCATGCTGTCAGGCCAGTGAAGCATCCTTGCTTCCACAAAGGTTAAGGTTGAATCTCCGATTTCAAGCGTATCCCCTGTTTTAACCTCTACAAAGTTCCAGTCCTCGTGGTAGTGGCCTTCGAGTATCTTTCTTCCGTTCTTCGTACAGTAAACAGGCGTCCCTGGGATCTCCTTAAGCAATAGGGG
This region includes:
- a CDS encoding anaerobic nitric oxide reductase flavorubredoxin encodes the protein MSFKMTDKVTWVGKIDWELRRFHGDEYSTDKGTSYNSYLIRDKKTVLIDTVWEPYAHEFIANLKREIDLKEIDYIIAQHGESDHSGALPLLLKEIPGTPVYCTKNGRKILEGHYHEDWNFVEVKTGDTLEIGDSTLTFVEARMLHWPDSMMTYMSGDNILFSNDAFGQHYASEFMYNDKVDQCELYVEALKYYANILTPFSKLVTMKINEVLSFNLPLSMIATSHGIIWRDDPAQIVHKYLEWANDYQENQISLVYDSMWHGTRRMAEAIAEGIREEDPEVTVKLFNAAITDKNDIIAEIFKSKGVLFGSSTVNKSIQHAVGGILDMIRGLDFKNKKASSFGSYGWSGESVQILSDRLEASGFEIVQPGIKALWNPDQSAKAECFEFGKSFAKSFK
- a CDS encoding glycerate kinase, producing the protein MKIVVAPCGIRERMTPKEMADHIEKGIRRAAPEAEIKLYPLLKGDDPLEQLTAFGGTLIEADASDPLGRSIKASYGVFRDKFTLIDLKQASGLGRLTEEERNPLLTSTFGTGQLILDALDRGLREFFIFTKGTATNDGGIGILSAIGYRFFGSDGESVPLNGKGLYAIRSIDEKSADERLKECSFTLVTDYINLYSGVRGIAYGYGPLKGASPLMVQSLDRGLRNYAIEVEKATGVDVEKIRGTGAGGGTGAGLVAFLKADIISFVEAFRIITGADDDIRSADLVITGAGKAGSLDKIHKGMMATAQMSQRNHIPLVGLFGYLDDNYNELYTRGFSGIYALYNDKNPTDIQWDKAGMLLERMSEAVVQLTME